The DNA region CGGTTCCTGAAGCGCCCAGTTCTTGTCCCCCAAGCGCCTAACAGGAACAGACAACGTTTTCCTGCATTTTTACCTAATATGCTTCCATTTCCAGCAACATGTTCGTATCCTCTTTCATGATGCAAAATCACCACATGACATGTTGGATATTTCTCCATGCCACCAGTTCAGTCTAGATCGACAATTATATGGGGTAAACGGAGTCCACAATCTTGTTCACGTGCCCCTTTCTTCTGGATCGTGTTTGCGGTTCCCCGGGCCCCCCTACtaaaaaaatcaaaaaaaaaaagtcatcAATGCAATCAATCCTGACTGGATCGTGGGTCGCTAAACCCCGCCATTTCTCTTGGGGCTGCCAAGACATCGTGGTCGAAATTTGAGACAGCTTCCCATTTTCAACCACTTGTCTAAACACATGCTTGATCACTGACCAGAAGACCAATCAATGGGACTCTCTCTTGGCCGTGACATTTGCTCACACCCGGATATCATCACGCAAAACGTGCGGTGCGTGCCATGGCCATTTCGTTCCGTTTGCTCCCGTGGTAGGTCCCGTAGGTCCCGGAATCTCAGATCTTCATTGTGTCAGGCACCACGAGGCTGaagccccaccaccaaagtgACTCTTTTCTTGGCACAGCCAAGGTGGTTGCCCAGGCTctcaacttttttttctggttgCGCCGCGGTCGCGTCCGGTGTGCCAAGCCAAACCAAGTGCACCATCCAGCTGCAAAGCTTCAACTCCAAGAAAtcgcatcatcagcatcaccaccatctgtCGCGAGGGACCCACCAAATCGACTCACAGTGGCTACCACGTTCACATTCTAATTCCGGGCTTTGTTGTcaacagccatcaccaccatccttgTCGGCAACTATCTACTGGATCCAGCCTTGCGATtacatcacccaccaccatcaaccctcccaatcctcaacctcagctcACCTCAGCTCACCTCAACCAACTCCCAAAATGGCCGACGCCCCCCCAGCCAAACGCCTCAAAACAGCCACCTCCGCCAAAACCAaacacaacctctcccccacctccctccaagCAGCAACCCTCTCATCCCTCTTCGCAAACCCCGACAagcccatccccctccccaccggcccccaaaagaaacacctccccccgcccccagaAATAGTAACCAACGTCCAAGGCTcctccgccggcgccggatCGGGCGAGTTTCACGTCTACAAAGCCGCCCGCCGCCGCGAATATGAACGACTCCGGCAAATGGAAGAGGAAACCGCCGCTGAAAAGGCCCAGcgcgagtttgaggaggaacGACTAGAGAGGATAAGAAAGGACGAGGAAAAGACGCGGAAGAacagggagaagaggaataagaagaagcagaataaggggaagggaggtgGGAATAAAGGGGGGACGCCGCAGCCAACTACTACCGCgagtgggaaggagggggataagAAAGGTGACGATGGTGATAAAGTGGCTGGAAATGGGACAGAGAAGGGGGATGCAAAGGAgtcgacaacaccacaaccacccgcTGTACCAGTCGCTCAAGGGGTGGGGTTGGTCATCTGCGATGATGATTGAACGACAACCAGCTTCACACACGCAGCATCAGCAATCGGTAGAGTATCAGAGGAAGGGGTATCTGCATTCCAGCATTTTATTTGTTCACTACttcccacccatccatccatctatGCCATGCTTTATCTACCGGCGGGTCTAcccttcttcgtcatctgTACATTtaatcatcaccaccgctaATGCCGACACCCGGTTGCAGCTTCTTCGCGCTGCAAATGTCATCTACTCTGAGCAAGAGGCAGGCGGCCTACGTTATGTTAGTATACTGTAATACCGTAGGCAGAATCAAAAACCATACCTCGATAGCAGTCTTCATGCTCTGCACCTTGATAGCCTCCGGCTCCCAAACACCATACTCCTTCATGTCCACCAGCGAACCAGTATCACCATTCACGCCCCACGAGCTCTTGCCCTCGGCGTGCTTAGCCCGGAGATCGGTCAGCACCCTGACAGGGGACTTGCCCGCGTTCTGGATAAGCGTCCGGGGGATGACCTCAAGCGCCTCGGCAACAGCCTTGTAAGGCCACTGCTGGACACCCTCAATGCTCTTGGCGAGCTGCTGTAACCTGACAGAGACCGCCATCTCGGtagcaccaccgccaggcGATAATCTGGGGTGGAACATGACGTTGCGCGCCACGCCCATGGCGTCCTGGAGGTTGCGCTCAATCTCGTTGAGAACATCCTTAGAGGGACCTCTGAGGAGGACAGTGCAGGCCTTTGGTGACTTGCACTttgtgaggaaggtgaagtACTCGTCGCCAATCTTCTCAATCTCGAACAGACCGCACTGGGTGCCGACGTCAGACTCCTGGAGGTCTTCCACTCTGTTGACGATGGTGGCACCAGTAGCTCTCGCTATCCGGTTGTTGTCTGTCTTGCGCACGCGGCGGAGGGCTGTGACGTTGGC from Podospora pseudocomata strain CBS 415.72m chromosome 3, whole genome shotgun sequence includes:
- a CDS encoding hypothetical protein (EggNog:ENOG503P2Q3; COG:S); the encoded protein is MADAPPAKRLKTATSAKTKHNLSPTSLQAATLSSLFANPDKPIPLPTGPQKKHLPPPPEIVTNVQGSSAGAGSGEFHVYKAARRREYERLRQMEEETAAEKAQREFEEERLERIRKDEEKTRKNREKRNKKKQNKGKGGGNKGGTPQPTTTASGKEGDKKGDDGDKVAGNGTEKGDAKESTTPQPPAVPVAQGVGLVICDDD